One Baekduia alba genomic window, CTCGGCGACCGCGCGCATCGAAGCCCAGGGCTTCTGGAACGCGCTGACGTTCATCCTGGAGTCGACCCTGTTCTTGTTGATGGGGTTGCAGATCCGCGACGTCGCGAGCGGGATCGAGGACCTCGACGCCGGGCGCGTGACGCTCACGGTGGCGATCACGCTCGCCGTCGTCCTCGGCCTGCGGGTGATCTGGATGTTCTCGGTCGGCCCGTTCCTGCGCCGCCTGATCCCCGGCGAGCCGAAGGAGGAGCCGCCGGAGCTGAGCTCGGGCGAGCGGCTCGTCGCGGGCTGGGCCGGGATGCGCGGCGCGGTATCGCTGGCCGCGGCGCTGGCGATCCCCGCCACGGTCGACGGCGGCGCGCCGTTCCCGCAGCGCGAGCTGATCGTCTTCACGGTGTTCTCGGTGATCGTGCTGGGGTTGCTGCTCCAAGGTCTCACGCTGCCGGCGCTGATCAAGGCGACGGGGCTGGGCCGGGACGAGGCCGACGACGCCGCCGACGAGGCGCGCGCCCGTGGCGCCGCGGCCGAGGCGGCGCTCGCGCGCCTGGACGAGATGCGGCGCGACCCGGCCGACGACGACCGCGCGACCGAGCACCTGCGCGAGCTGTACGAGGCGCGCCTCGAGCACGCGCGCGCGCCGCAGGACGAGCGCGGCGACCCCGACCGCGAGCACGTCGAGGCCTTCGAGCGGCTGCGCGAGGAGCTGCTGCGCTCCGAGCGCGCCGCCCTGCACGAGCTGCACGCGCGCGGCGAGATCTCCGAGGAGGCGCTGAAGACGGTGGAGCGCGACCTCGACCTCCAGGAGGCCCGGCTGGACTGAGCCCGCAACCTCCGTCGATCGCGGACGCGGACGCCGCCGCGGGCGTTGCTACCCTGCGCCCTGCCGCCGCGTCTGACTCGGGCGGTCCTCATGACCGAGCAGAACACCCCTCTCGACGAGCGCGACGGCCCGCGCGACGAGTGCGGCGTGTTCGGGATCTACGCGCCCGAGCACGACGTTTCGCGCCTGGCCTACTTCGCCCTCTACGCGCTGCAGCACCGCGGCCAGGAGTCTGCGGGCATCGCCGCGGCCGACCGTGGCGGCTACATCATCACGCAGCGCGCGCTGGGCCTGGTCAACCAGGTCTTCAAGGAGCACGACCTCCGTGCCCTCGCGGGCGACCTGGCCATCGGCCACGTCCGCTACTCCACCACCGGCTCCAACGAGTGGGAGAACTCGCAGCCCGTGCACCGCAGCGCGAGCAGCGCGGGTCACCGCGAGCTCGCGCTGGCGCACAACGGCAACCTGATCAACGCCGTGGAGCTGCACGCCGAGCTGCGCGCCAAGGGCGTCCAGTTCTCCTCCACGTCGGACTCCGAGATCATCGCCGCGCTGATCTCGACGCACCCGGCGGAGAAGGTCGAGGACGCCGTCGCCGACGTCCTGCCGCGCCTGAAGGGCGCGTTCTCGACGGTCGTCATGACCAAGGACAAGGTCGTCGCGTTCCGCGATCCGGCCGGTCTGCGACCGCTCGCGCTCGGCCAGCTCGGCGACCGCTACGCGGTGGCCTCCGAGTCCTGCGCGTTCGACATCATCGGCGCCAAGTTCATGCGCGACGTCGCGCCGGGCGAGGTCGTGACGCTGTCGGAGCGGGGCATCGGCACCAAGCAGGTCGTCTCCGGCGAGCGCCAGGCGTTCTGCGTCTTCGAGTACATCTACTTCGCGCGGCCGGACTCGCGGATGAACGGCCAGCTGCTGCAGGCCGCCCGCGGCCGGATGGGCGAGATCCTGGCGCGCGAGGCCCCGGCGCCGGGCGCCGACCTCGTCATCGCGGTCCCGGACTCCGGCAACCCCGCCGCGCGCGGGTTCGCCCGCGCCGCCGGCCTGCCGCAGGACGACGGCCTGATCAAGAACCGCTACGTCGCGCGCACGTTCATCCAGCCGGGCCAGGAGCTGCGCAAGCACGGGCTGCGGATGAAGTTCAACCCGCTGCCGGAGATCGTCGGCGGCAAGCGGCTCGTGGTGGTCGACGACTCGATCGTGCGCGGCAACACGACGCGCCAGATCGTGCAGATGCTCCGGGACGCCGGCGCGCTGGAGGTCCACATGCGGATCTCGGCCCCGCCGATCAAGCACCCGTGCTTCTACGGCATCGACATGAGCAAGCGCGAGGAGATGATCGCGCACGAGCGGACGCCGGCGCAGGTCGCCGAGGAGCTCGGCGTCGACTCGCTGGCGTACCTCTCGCTGGAGGGCGTGTACGAGGCCGTGAAGGGCGACCGCGCGAACCACTGCGACGCGTGCTTCAGCGGTGAGTACCCCTTGCCCGGCACCGAGGCCGGGCAGGCCAAGGACGCGTTCGAGCTGCCGCTCGCACGGGCTGCCGCCGTCTAGTTCGGCCGTGTCCGAGATCGTGGGGTAGGCGTCCTTGCCGCCACGGGCGGCAGGGAGGACGATGCGCGGCATGCGTGTTGTGATCGTCGCCCTCGACGGCGCCCAGTCGCTCGACGTGCTCGGCCCGGTCGAGGTGCTCCAGGGCGCCTCGGCGCTGGCTGGACCGGGAGGTGCCTATGAGGTCTCGGTGGTCGCTCCGAGCGGCGGCGGCACGATCACGCTGAGCAACGGGTTGGCGCTGTCGTGCGGCGCGTTGCCGGACCCGCGCCGCGGCGCGCCGATCGACACCATCATCTTCGCGGGCGGCGATGGCACGCGCGCGTTGTCGTCGGAGCACCCCGCCGTGGCCTGGCTGCGGCGCGCGGCGCCGCGGGCCCGGCGAGTCGCGTCGGTGTGCACGGGCGCGCTGGCGCTGGCCCACGCGGGCCTGCTCGACGGGCGGCGCGCGACGACGCACTGGGCGTACTGCGCCGCGCTGGCGCGGGCGTTCCCGGCGGTGGAGGTCGATCCCGACCCGATCTACGTCCGCGACGGCGACATCTGGACCTCCGCGGGCGTGACCGCCGGGATGGACCTGACGCTGGCGCTGGTCGAGGACGACCTCGGGTCGGAGGTCGCGCTGGAGGTCGCACGCTGGCTGGTGCTGTTCCTCAAGCGCCCGGGCGGCCAGGCGCAGTTCAGCGCGGGGCTGGCGGCGCAGACCGCGGTCCGCGAGCCGCTGCGCGAGCTGCAGGCGTGGATGAACGACAACTTGACGGCCGACCTCTCGATCGCGGCGCTGGCCGCGCGGGCGTGCCTGAGCGAGCGGCAGTTCGCGCGCGCGTGGCGGGCGGAGACCGGGGTGACGCCGGCGGCGTACGTCGAGGGGCTGCGCGTCGAGCGGGCGCGGACGCTGCTCGAGGGCGGCGCGGCGGTCGACGGCGCGGCGCGCGGCGCGGGCTTCGGCAGCGCCGAGGTGCTGCGGCGGGTGTTCCACCGGCGGCTGGGCGTCGGCCCGGCGGCGTACCGGGAGCGGTTTTGCAACAACATCGACAACGAAGGACAGGAGCTGGTGGTCTCAGCATGATGGACATCGTCATCCCCGTGTACAGGGGCTTCACCGCGCTCGACGCGGTCGGACCCTACGAGGTGCTCTCGCGGCTGGGCCGCGTGCGGTTCGTGGGCGAGGAGATCGGGCCGGTCACGACCGAGACGGGCATGTTGTCCGTGATGGCCGAAGCGTCGCTGGACGAGGTCTCGGCGTGCGACGTGCTCGTCGTTCCGGGCGGGCCCACCACACGCGCGCTCACGGCAGACGCGGAGTGGGTGTCGTGGATCGCGCGGATCCATGAGACCACGACCTGGACGACGTCGGTCTGCACCGGCTCGCTCCTGCTCGGCGCGGCGGGGCTGCTGCGCGGCGTCCCCGCGACGTCGCACTGGACGGAGCTGGAGACCCTCGCCGCCTCGTGGGGCGCGGGCCCCGTCGGCGGGCGCGTGGTGTTCGCCGGCGAGAAGATCGTCACGGCGGCGGGCGTGTCGGCCGGGATCGACATGGCGCTGACGTTGGCCGCGCGGATCGCGGGAGAGGACACGGCGCGCGCGATTCAGCTCGGTATCGAGTACGAGCCGGAGCCGCCGTTTGACTCCGGCTCGGTGGACGACGCCGATCCGGCGCTCGTCGCGGCGGTGCGGGCGGCGATGGCGTCACAGGCGGCGGGCGTTTCGTGACGGAAGTGCGGAGGGAGCGCGCCGGGTGTGCGCGTTCGCGGCGGTCGCCTCCGGGGCCGCCGCTATCTTCCGACGCCCTTCATGGATCTGCGCGCCGCCCTCCAAGACCACTTCGGCTTCGCCGACTTCCGCCCCGGCCAGCAGGCCGCGGTGGAGGCGGCGGTCGCCGGGCAGGACACGCTCGTCGTGATGCCCACAGGCGCGGGCAAGTCGCTCTGCTACCAGCTGCCCGCGCTCGTGCGGGAGGACCTCACGATCGTCGTCTCGCCGCTGGTCTCGCTGATGCAGGACCAGGTCGAAGCGCTGGAGCGGCGCGCTCCTGGTGCTGCAGGGCTCATCAACTCCCAGCAGGACGCGTCGAGCAACGCCGACGTCCTCGCGCGCGCCCGCTCGGGCGCGTTGAAGCTGCTGTACGTGGCGCCGGAGCGGTTCTCGTCGCCCGGGTTCCTGGAAGCGATCCGGGAGGTCCCGATCGGCCTGTTCGTGGTCGACGAGGCGCACTGCGTGTCGCAGTGGGGGCACGACTTCCGGCCCGACTACTTCCGGCTGGCCGACGCGGCGCGGTGGCTGGGCGCCAAGGCGCTGGTCGCCTCGACGGCGACGGCGACGACCGAGGTCGCGCGGGACATCGTCGCGCGGCTGGGGCTGCGCGAGCCCGCGATCGTGACGACGGGCTTCGACCGCCCGAACCTGAGCTTCGCCGTCGTGCCGTGCGCGACGACCGCCGACAAGCACGCGCGGATCGCCGCGGCGCTGCGCGAAGAGGGCGCGACGCCGGCGATCGTCTACGCGGGCACGCGCAAGGCGTGCGACGCGCTGGCCGAGCGGCTGGGCGTCGACCTCGGCGTCGAGGTGCTCGCCTACCACGCGGGGCTGGGTCGGGCCGAGCGCACGGCGGTGCAACGGCGGTTCATGTCCGGCGGCGCCGACGTCGTGGTCGCCACGAACGCGTTCGGCATGGGCGTCGACAAGGCCGACGTCCGGACGGTCGCGCACGAGGTCGTGCCGCCGTCGGTCGAGGCCTATTACCAGGAGGCCGGGCGCGCGGGGCGCGACGGCGCGCCGGCGCGGGCGCTGCTGTTCGCCGAGAAGCGCGACAAGTCGCTGCACGTGTTCTTCATCCAGCGGTCGGAGGTCTCCGACGGCCTGCTCGACCAGGTCGCCGCGCGGCTGGTGGAGGCGGCGGTCGAGGGGCGCTTCGACGTCTCGCTGTCCTACCTGGACGACGAGGCTGAGCGCGTGCGCGCGATCGTCGGCCATCTCGCCCGGGCGGGCGTGATCCAGCCGGCGCCGTCGCCGATGGACCGCGTGCGCGGCCGGGTCGTCGGCGCCTACGACGGCCGGGCGCGCGCGCTGGCGCGGTCCTCGGCGGCCGAGGGGCAGCGGGCGCGGTGGAAGCAGTACCGCTCGGTGTGGGCGTTCGTCGAGGACGACGGCTGCCGCCGGGCACGGGTGCTGCGGCACTTCGGCGATCCGGCCGCGCCGGCGCCGATGGCGGGCGTCCCGTGCTGCGACGTGTGTGACCCGTCGCTGGTGCCGGCGGCGCCGACGCGGGCGCTGGCGGGTGGCGCCGCGGGCGCGTCGCCGCGGGCCGGGACCGCGAAGCACGAGTCCATCGACCAGGCGATCCTGTCGGTCGTGCGCGCGGCGAAGCCGTCGATCGGCCGCACGCGCGTCGCCGAGGTGCTGCGCGGCGGGCAGGCGAAGGCGCTGCTGCGCAACGGCTGGGACGGCCTGCCGGAGTACGCGACCTACGCGCACCTGGCCGGCACGACGGTCCTGAGCCGGATCGACGCGATGGTCGACGAAGGGGTGCTGGACAAGACCGAGGGTCCGCGCCCGGTCCTGCGGCCGGGCGCGGCGGCGCCGCCGCCGGCGGCGCCCGACGGGCAGGGCTCGCTGTCGTTCGAGGCGGCGTGAGCGGGCCGCTGCGCGTCGGCGTCCTCGCGTCCGGCAGCGGGACGAACCTCCAGGCGATCCTCGACCACGTCCACGGCTTCGAGGCCCGAGTTGTAGGGGTCGCCTCCGACAAGGTCGACGCCTTCGCCCTGGAGCGCGCGCGCACCGCCGCGGTGGCGACGAGCGTCTTCCCGCGCGACGCGTTCCCGGACCGGGCGGCACGCGACGCGGCGATCGC contains:
- a CDS encoding Na+/H+ antiporter, whose amino-acid sequence is MRSAEILVGLLGAVTVLAGAARRVGVPSPIVLVVCGLAVGLVPGLPSVELDPDLVFFVFLPPLIYGAGFNSSPRDLRQQARRIGVLAIGLVAASTVAVAVVVKLAVPGFGWAEAFVLGAVLAPTDPVAAVAIMQRLRVAPQLSAVIEGESLVNDGTGLVLYRLAVGAAVSGTFSVLDGAWQLVATGAGGVAIGLAVGYLINRVRGRIDDAPIEITLSLFTPYAAYIAAEAIGASGILAAVTVGLYLGARSEGLFSATARIEAQGFWNALTFILESTLFLLMGLQIRDVASGIEDLDAGRVTLTVAITLAVVLGLRVIWMFSVGPFLRRLIPGEPKEEPPELSSGERLVAGWAGMRGAVSLAAALAIPATVDGGAPFPQRELIVFTVFSVIVLGLLLQGLTLPALIKATGLGRDEADDAADEARARGAAAEAALARLDEMRRDPADDDRATEHLRELYEARLEHARAPQDERGDPDREHVEAFERLREELLRSERAALHELHARGEISEEALKTVERDLDLQEARLD
- the purF gene encoding amidophosphoribosyltransferase, producing MTEQNTPLDERDGPRDECGVFGIYAPEHDVSRLAYFALYALQHRGQESAGIAAADRGGYIITQRALGLVNQVFKEHDLRALAGDLAIGHVRYSTTGSNEWENSQPVHRSASSAGHRELALAHNGNLINAVELHAELRAKGVQFSSTSDSEIIAALISTHPAEKVEDAVADVLPRLKGAFSTVVMTKDKVVAFRDPAGLRPLALGQLGDRYAVASESCAFDIIGAKFMRDVAPGEVVTLSERGIGTKQVVSGERQAFCVFEYIYFARPDSRMNGQLLQAARGRMGEILAREAPAPGADLVIAVPDSGNPAARGFARAAGLPQDDGLIKNRYVARTFIQPGQELRKHGLRMKFNPLPEIVGGKRLVVVDDSIVRGNTTRQIVQMLRDAGALEVHMRISAPPIKHPCFYGIDMSKREEMIAHERTPAQVAEELGVDSLAYLSLEGVYEAVKGDRANHCDACFSGEYPLPGTEAGQAKDAFELPLARAAAV
- a CDS encoding GlxA family transcriptional regulator, whose translation is MRGMRVVIVALDGAQSLDVLGPVEVLQGASALAGPGGAYEVSVVAPSGGGTITLSNGLALSCGALPDPRRGAPIDTIIFAGGDGTRALSSEHPAVAWLRRAAPRARRVASVCTGALALAHAGLLDGRRATTHWAYCAALARAFPAVEVDPDPIYVRDGDIWTSAGVTAGMDLTLALVEDDLGSEVALEVARWLVLFLKRPGGQAQFSAGLAAQTAVREPLRELQAWMNDNLTADLSIAALAARACLSERQFARAWRAETGVTPAAYVEGLRVERARTLLEGGAAVDGAARGAGFGSAEVLRRVFHRRLGVGPAAYRERFCNNIDNEGQELVVSA
- a CDS encoding DJ-1/PfpI family protein — its product is MDIVIPVYRGFTALDAVGPYEVLSRLGRVRFVGEEIGPVTTETGMLSVMAEASLDEVSACDVLVVPGGPTTRALTADAEWVSWIARIHETTTWTTSVCTGSLLLGAAGLLRGVPATSHWTELETLAASWGAGPVGGRVVFAGEKIVTAAGVSAGIDMALTLAARIAGEDTARAIQLGIEYEPEPPFDSGSVDDADPALVAAVRAAMASQAAGVS
- a CDS encoding RecQ family ATP-dependent DNA helicase, with translation MDLRAALQDHFGFADFRPGQQAAVEAAVAGQDTLVVMPTGAGKSLCYQLPALVREDLTIVVSPLVSLMQDQVEALERRAPGAAGLINSQQDASSNADVLARARSGALKLLYVAPERFSSPGFLEAIREVPIGLFVVDEAHCVSQWGHDFRPDYFRLADAARWLGAKALVASTATATTEVARDIVARLGLREPAIVTTGFDRPNLSFAVVPCATTADKHARIAAALREEGATPAIVYAGTRKACDALAERLGVDLGVEVLAYHAGLGRAERTAVQRRFMSGGADVVVATNAFGMGVDKADVRTVAHEVVPPSVEAYYQEAGRAGRDGAPARALLFAEKRDKSLHVFFIQRSEVSDGLLDQVAARLVEAAVEGRFDVSLSYLDDEAERVRAIVGHLARAGVIQPAPSPMDRVRGRVVGAYDGRARALARSSAAEGQRARWKQYRSVWAFVEDDGCRRARVLRHFGDPAAPAPMAGVPCCDVCDPSLVPAAPTRALAGGAAGASPRAGTAKHESIDQAILSVVRAAKPSIGRTRVAEVLRGGQAKALLRNGWDGLPEYATYAHLAGTTVLSRIDAMVDEGVLDKTEGPRPVLRPGAAAPPPAAPDGQGSLSFEAA